In Littorina saxatilis isolate snail1 linkage group LG8, US_GU_Lsax_2.0, whole genome shotgun sequence, a single genomic region encodes these proteins:
- the LOC138972192 gene encoding uncharacterized protein produces MCVISEISTHLTQVQAVCLPEIWEPMMNVTIHCFLLKSAFPSQCNPGHENKTKFRHSPDGQNFVDVCTLSDILGECTSSGPCECDAANATHHMFHYTFEVNKSRQGDWDCLVPCWVGAVPLTFGQVDCDNKKVFDVNNVTDLNNVTDAESSSSPSCFVFGLSAAGGACVTVAAVAGVYCIMERKSGGQQKAPSAVAAPQNIFPENIPPAEFSPANAPPDNGPQVAGSTGPPTGPAVPIIPYDKPDEPSVTGSDASEGVEGSDVDIFSAPFQ; encoded by the exons ATGTGTGTCATTTCAGAGATCAGCACACACCTTACCCAGGTCCAAGCCGTGTGTTTGCCTGAGATCTGGGAGCCAATGATGAATGTTACAATTCACTGTTTTCTGCTAAAGTCGGCTTTCCCATCACAATGCAACCCTGGCCACGAAAACAAAACCAAATTCCGACACAGTCCCGACGGTCAAAACTTCGTGGACGTGTGCACCCTTTCTGACATACTTGGCGAATGCACTTCTTCTGGACCATGTGAATGTGACGCAGCGAATGCTACTCACCACATGTTCCACTACACGTTTGAAGTCAACAAAAGCCGTCAGGGTGACTGGGACTGCCTCGTGCCCTGCTGGGTTGGGGCAGTTCCCCTCACGTTCGGACAGGTGGACTGCGACAACAAAAAAGTGTTCG ATGTCAACAATGTTACTGATCTCAACAATGTTACTGACGCGGAATCATCCAGTTCCCCAAGCTGTTTCGTCTTCGGACTGAGTGCTGCAGGAGGTGCCTGCGTCACCGTAGCAGCAGTCGCTGGAGTTTACTGCATTATGGAACGCAAGTCAGGAGGTCAACAGAAGGCCCCTTCAGCCGTTGCTGCACCCCAAAATATCTTTCCAGAGAACATCCCTCCAGCCGAATTCTCGCCAGCCAACGCCCCACCAGACAACGGTCCTCAGGTTGCTGGCAGCACTGGGCCACCAACAGGTCCGGCTGTTCCCATCATACCTTACGATAAGCCTGACGAGCCCAGTGTCACTGGTTCAGATGCCAGTGAAGGCGTAGAGGGCTCTGATGTGGACATATTTTCAGCACCCTTTCAGTAA